Genomic window (Melioribacteraceae bacterium):
CACGGGTTGATATTTGTGAAGTAAGGTCAATAAAATCAATATTGTTCTTTTGTGCGTACTCTCCTAATAATTTATTCAACTTTACTACTTCCTGATTACGGCTTAAATTCGATTCAGCTGTCCCGCCATAATCTTTGCCATAATCTTTTGTCGCGAATGTAGTTGACTGAATAACAGGTATAATATTTTTTGACTTCAATAGTTCAATAAGCTTAACATACTGTTTAAAAATATCGGGTACATTCGACCATGAATAAATATCATTAAGCCCTCCCATTATAAAAACTATTTTAGGTTTTAACCTAATGACACCATTTATTCTGGCATTAAAACCTGGTAAGATATCACTTACAATTCCTCTTTCTACAACATTTGAGCGCCCAAGTAATTCATTCCAATTTGCTCCGTGTGTAAGGGAGTTTCCCAGCATAACTATATCAGCCTGTTTCGTTTTGTATACTTCATACATCTCAGTCTGCAGCTGATAATTTTTATTTGTCTTGTAACGAAGCGAGTCGGGCATATTTTGCGAGAAAAGATTGAAGCTCATAAAAAGGAAAAGAAAACATGTAATTAATAAATTAGCCGGAAACGAGGCATTGTCATAATTCTTATTTATATTAAGATTCATTAGATGGCAAGCGACTTTCAATTTTTTTCTCCATTTCAGAAATTTTGAACCTTAGATTTTTTTCCATAGCTATTAGTTCCGAAATTTTAGAAGTGTATTCTTCTTTGTGAGTTTCAACACTCTTCAATTCTTCCTTTAATTTCCTCAAATCACTTTGCGCAGTTTCAATTTTAGAATTAATATCTGACAGCTCATTAACTCCCGCATCAATTTCCTTTTGTAAGCTCTGCTTTTTTTCACTCAATTGGGTAAGATCGTTTTGGGAATTTCCTAGAATGGTATTCAATTCATTCTCGAATAGAGTCTTTTTAGATTCGAGCTGCTTAATTTCTGATGAAAGCCGCTGTACTGATAATTTATACTTATTTTCATGATCTTTCAGTAATAAAATTCTTTCATTCAGATTATTCTGTTCATCCTTCAAGTTCTGGATTTGCTGTTCCGAAGCGGCTCTTTCTCTCTGTAGTACTTTTGTTAAACCTCCATATTCAGCTACTTGAGATGTCTTCTCTAAAAGAATTTTCTCTTTAGCTGCCAACTCTTTTTCTTTATCTAAAGTTTCCTGTTTAATCAAATTCATTTTATTTTGAGATGCACTTAGCTCCTCATTAAACTTCTGCAGAACCGATGAAAAACTATTTTCTACTTTTAAGTGACTTTCTTCAATCTCATATTTTCGCTTCTCAATTTCTTCCATTAATGTACGTTTAGAAGTAATTGACTTATTGAGGTTTTCCTCCTCTTCCTTCAATTGTAATACCCGGCTCTGCATCTCATTTTTTACTGATTCAAACTTCCTAACTTCCTCATCAATCAATTCTTTTTTTGAATTAAGCTCAACTATGTTTTCTTCAAGTTTAGTAATGTTATCTTTTGCAAAGTTGTATCTCGAATCAAACTCATCATATTCTTTTTGTTTTGATCTAACTTCTTCAAGCAGGGAATCCCTTTTGGAGGCGAATTCTGTATATAATTTTTCTTTTTCCGAAAGCTGACTTACTATTGCTGAAAGTGAGGTTTCAAGATTCGATTTTATTTCTTCATTTAATGAGATCTTATCGTCGAGTGACTTAATAAGCGCATTTCTTTTTAATTCCTCCGACTTAAGATTCTCTATTTTTTCTGAAAGCTCGATTTCAAGACTTTTAATTTTCTGGATAGAGTCTTCCAGATTATCTCCATACGAACCTATTGAGTTACTAAGTTCCTGCTTTTGAGATTTAAGAGCTTCAACTTCCTCATTAAATTTATTAAGCAAAACCTCCTTCTCGGCAAATTCATCTCTTATAGAATCTGCGAGTGAGTTAAGTTTTGTTATCTCCTCATTGAGTTCATATACAGTCTTTTGTTTTTCGGCTACCTCTGCATCAACTCTCTCTTGATTTAAAGTCTGAATAGCTGATATTGACTCTTCAAGTTCTGCTTTCTGCTCAAATAAATTTTCAATTGTTTGGGTGAGTTCTTTAATCTTATTCGATTTTTCTTCATACTCATCTTCGAAAGTTCTAATGGTACTCTGAGCCTCATCTTTGCGGATGGAGAGGTCTGTGTATTCTCTTCTTAACTCAACAAGTTTAGCATCTATTTCGGTAAGATTTTGTTGTTTCTGCAGTATCTGATGGAGAGTGTTTTTAAGCTCATCATTTTCTTCGATCAACTTTTCTATTTCATTTTTTGATTTCGATGAAAAAAAAGGCATCTCTATTTTTCTCCAATATGGGGGTTAATATATTTTTATCAAAGATAATAAAATTAAAATAAATGTAGTCCTATTTTATTCAAAGAGCAACCATACTGGGTTTTCAGAATAATGCTGACTATTCAGACGGAATATTATGGATTTAAATATTACTCCTAATCACTTGGTTCATTTTTTATTGTATTTAAAGAAATTATATAAGCTGATACACTAACCGCGATAATCACAAGTAAAATTCTAACATAAATATTCTGTGTAAAAAACATTATTGAGGATAAGATTGTAATGTTCAGCATAATAACCGCTACAATCTTCGACTTTAATGGCATTCCCCTCTTCTCTCTATAATCCTTGATGAATTTGCCAAATCTGGGGTGATTTATCAGCCACAAATAAAAATGGTCCGAACTCTTTGCAAAGAACCAGGCAGCAATTAAAAAGAAAACAGTAGTTGGCAACAGCGGTGTAACAATCCCGACAATACCCAATCCTACAAAAAACCATCCCAAGCCAATAAAGATGTATTTATAAATTTTTTTTGAACTCAAAATTTGCCATAAATAATTATTAAGAAATTGATCACTCTTCCCTCAATACCCTTTCGAGATAATCCCGGTAAAATGACTTCGGTATCGATTCGATCAATTTTTTAAAATTTGCTCTATCAATAAATTTCTTCTGATAAGCGATTTCTTCAATGCAAGCTACTTTTAATCCCTGCCTATCTTCAATAACGCCAAAAAAGTTAGATGCTTTTAAAAGAGCTTCAGGAGTACCGGTATCTAACCAGGCAACACCACGCCCAATTTTTTCCACCCGAAGTTCATTTTGTTCAAGATATTTTTTGTTTACATCGGTTATTTCCAATTCGCCTCGGGGGGATGGTTCAAGATTTTTTGATATCTCGACAACCTTATTGTCGTAAACATACAACCCTGGAACTGCAAAATTGGATTTTGGCAGTTTTGGTTTTTCCTCAATACTTATAGCTTTGCCGGTACTATCAAATTCAACTATGCCGTATCGTTCAGGATCATTAACTTGATAACCAAAAATTGTAGCCCCTTTTTTATTCTTGTTAATTGCGTCGTAAAAGAAATTTAATTTTCCATAAAATATATTATCACCTAAAACTAAAGTAACATTGTCGTCACCAATAAATTCCTCTCCAAGAATAAATGCTTCAGCAATCCCATTGGGAGCTGGTTGAATTTTATATTTAATTTTCATTCCGAGCTGAGAACCGTCCCCAAATAATTTTTCATATAGTGGAATTGTTTCCTCGTTAGAAATAATTAATACTTCATTAATTCCCCCGAGCATTAGTAAAGAAAGAGGATAATAAATTAGAGGTTTGTCATAGATTAATGTAAGCTGTTTACTATAAACTTTAGAGATCGGGTACATCCTGCTGCCGGAGCCGCCCGCCAAAATTATTCCCTTCATATCTTTCCTTTAGTTTCTTACCTGACAAAATAATGTTTTTATCAATAATTCTTCCTGGTCATAAATAAAAATCTTATAACTCCCCGCCTCTTTAAATCCAAGTTTGAAATAGGTATTCTCCCAGGTCGGAATTACACTAAATTTTTTGGACTCTACAAACACGTCATACTGAGCTGAATAATCCGATTTCTTCCATACTTTTATTTTGAGAATGTCTGTATTTAGAGGTATTCCTGTTTCAAGATAAATGTAAACTTGTCCTTTGTCTTCATTAATTGATATTGAATTTGTTACCAACTGTGGCTTCTCTTCTAGTATTTTTTTTGCAAATATTGCTTTAGCGCTCTGATATTTCACCGCCTCACTCTCATCGGCAGCAATTTCTCTTTTGTTTGATTTTACTAAAAGGGGAATTGATTTAATTGCTCTTTTTGACCGATCCTTAATGATTAGATTGTAAGGTCCTGCCCGCAAAAAAGTATATTTAATTTCAGTCCATTCTTTTTCGGTAAATGATATTACTTTATCTAAGTTATTAACTAGATCCTTACCTTCAATTCTATTAATCGAAAAAAAGAGGGAGCTATTAGCCGGAGTGTTTGAATTTTTTCTTATTAAAATTATCACCGGAATATTTAATGGTATATCATTGTAATTATATAAATCAACCGCCTCCCCATTACTATTCACATATTTGCAAACCAATATAATTTGAGCATCAATAAGAGAAGGTAAAAGTGCAAATAATAATAAGGCCAGGAGACGATACTGCAATTTTCTATTCATCAATTCAATTATAATTTTGTCGGATACGCAAAGTTCAAAATCATGGGATGAACTAAGTTTATATAATCTTGCAGCTTCATCTGAAATAATTGTGTATGAGAGCATGAATTAAACGCAATATTTTCATCCTGCAGTAGAGCGTTTTCGCAATAAACGTCAATATCATACAAATTGCCAAAAGGGGGAAAAGCCCCAATCTCGCAGTCAGCAAATTTATCCTTAAATTCCATCTCATCGGCAAGTCGCACATTGCTAGTATTAAGTACTTCTTTCACCTTTTCAATATCAACTTTATAAGAGCCTGGGAGAACAAACATTGTTAATTTTCCTTCAACTTTTAGTATCACCGTTTTTGCGATATCTTTACCTTTAATATGGGCTGAGGCTGCAATTTCCTGCGCTGTGAATGCGAGAGAATGTTTAATTGTTACATACCTAATTTGGTTGCTATCAAGATATTCTTTTAACTTATTGAGCGGCATTTTAACCTCCAATTAATTATTGAATAATCCTCAAATCATTTTGTTATGCTTGTATTTGATTAATGTTGAGATTTGAACAATGCACCATTGTATAAAGAACGATTACCAAAATTGCTTTATTTTTAGTTGACATAAAGGTAAAGAGTATTGTAATCTTAATCAAACTTATTCGGTTCCTCAATTTTTGATTGGAATTATTCAAAAAGAGTGAGTACGTTGGAACAAAAAAAATGAGGATAATTAAATTTTGACAAGAATATTTTTTCTGCTGTTGATTATCCAAATAAAAGTTGTTGCTCAATCATACGACTGGGTGCGTCATGATTCACTTGTAAAAGCAGGTGTAAATCAAATTTATGGAATTGAATTTGATAAAGCCGAAAATACATTTGATCTAGTTGTAAAGGAATATTCAACGCATCCATCAGGTAAGTTTTTCAAATCAATGATCACGTGGTGGAGAATTTTACTCGACATTGATAACGAAAGTATGGATGAACATTTCTTCAATCAACTTGAAGAATGCATCGATCTCTGTGATAATATTTTAGATAAGAACAAAAAGAATATTGACGCATTGTTTTTTAAAGGTGGCTCTTTAGGTTTTAGAGGGAGACTCCTGGCAATAAGAGAAAAATGGTTAAAAGCGGCTTTAGATGGAAAAGAAGGATTGGACATTGTTTATAAAGCTTATGAAGCAAATCCAAAGAATATTGATATTCAGCTTGGGTTTGGAATATATCATTACTATGCAGATGTGATTCCTCAAAGATACCCGGCGGTAAAGCCATTATTGCTTTTCTTTCCTAAAGGAGATAAAGCTAAAGGGATAAAGGAGCTTGAAAATGTGGCAATTAATGGAAGATATGCTCGTTTAGAATCACGCTATTTTTTACAAACTCTCAATTTCCAATTTGAAGATAACTCTTATGAATCGAGAAAGTGGGGAAAGTACTTATTAATGGATTTTCCAAATAACCCAAGTTTTCAACGGTATTACGGATTGACCTTTGTGAAAGATAATAATTATTCCGAAGCCGCAATCCACTTTAAAGATATACTGGGTAAGTGCGAAATGAATTACCCCGGTTACAATAAAAGGTTTAAAAGAGAAGCATCGTACTATATTGCAATGGATTATAAACAAAAAAATTTGATTGATACAGCATTAGTCTACTTTAAAGATTGTGAAAAACTCTCACGGGAAATTGATAAAAAAGGGGCTTCCGGTTTTTTAATTAACACACTACTATTCTCCGGACAATTAAATGATCTCTTGGGAAATCGCAATAATGCATTAATGTTTTATAAGGAGGTGTTGAAATATAACGATAGAAATAATTCACATACTTTTGCGAAAAGATATATCGAAATTCCCTATTCAAATTGAGATTTTGATTAAAGTTAGTATTTCAACTAACTTGCTCGGCGTAACTTAAAGAACACACATTTCATAAGTATTTTTAATAAATTATAATTCAAAATTGTTAATCTAATTTAACGGTAAATATAATTGACCGCAGAATTAAACAAAATATTCAAATTAATTATAGTATTGTGCCTATTTACTGTAGTAATGCAAGCACAGCAGAAAAAAGCTGATTCTGAAGTATTAAAAAATACTGCGCTCAGCCATATGCAAGCCGGCCGATATGGTGAAGCAATTGACCAGTTAAACAAATACATATCTCAGAATCCTCAAATATCTGATGGTTATAACTACCGAGCAATTTGCTTTGAGAAAAGATCTCAATTTGAGTATGCCCGGCTAGATTATAGACGAGCAATAGCTATTGAAAATCGTGATGCAAACAAGCGTGCTGAGTATGAGAAGAACCTGAGCAGATTAATTAGTATTTGGTACCCGCTACTCGAAAAAAAAATTAATGGTCATTTGCGAGAAATTGCAATAGACCCAAATAACGCATATAACTATTTGGAGATTGGTAAATCATATAAGTTGATGGAGATTTGGGACAAAGCAGAACAGTGGTACGATGAATACTTGAAACGTGATGATAACGCTTCCCCCGATGAAATAATCAGATATACTGAAATTCTCGCCAAAACTAAAAATATTGTTAAGGGAGAAAGAATACTTAAAAAGTATGTTGAAAGATTTCCGGAAGATTGGCGGCTTTGGAGCAGATACGGGTATTTTACTCTTTGGCTTTCAAAATTTGCTATCGCCAAAAAAGCTTTCGAAACCTCACTTGGTTTTAAACCATTCTTTAAGGAAGCGCAGGACGGGCTCGATATCGTAAATAGAGAAGCATACTTAACTCAACAAGATCCTCGCGCTTTTGAAAAGGAATATGATATTGATAGATATTATAGAATGATTAGAAGAAGTCCGGGTGATATTGAAACTCGATTTAAACTTGTTGATGAATTATTGAAAGTAGAAAGATATGAAGAAGCCTTTCAACAACTTGAATTCATTGGCCTCAATAACCAGAATGATGAGCGTTATATTGAGAAGATGAATCTTGTTACGCAATACAGATTAAAAAATTATGAAGAAAAAATTCTAGCCGCCAAACAAGCCTTATTGATAAATCCCGACGATAAAGAATCAATCAAAACTTTGGCGCAGAATTATGAGAACCTTCAATATTACGATAGCGCGGCAGTAATGTTAAGTCAGTATTTTGAAAAATTCCCGGATGAAAAAGATCAACAATTGCGGTTTAGATTTGGAAGAGTATTAGCATGGAACCGTGAATTTGACCGGGCTATTGATGTAACCGATGGGTTACTGAAAGAATATCCTAATAATTTAGATTATCAATTATTCCGAGCCCAAGTTTCTGTTTGGATTAATAGAGACCTTACTCTCGCGCGTCAATATCTCGAAAATGTTCTCAAAGCAAAACCGAATGATCTGCAGGCAATTATTTCATTTGCTTCTCTCAAACTGCTCGATCAAGATTTTGAGGAAGCCCAGACACTCGCCAATAGAGCTAAAGAAATTGACCCTAATAATGACGACGTAATTAAACTACAGTCTAATATTGACTGGCAGATATTACGTGCGGAGGAGGAAAAACTTTACGCGATTCTAGAAACTGGTAGACAAAGAGTAGTTGCTGAGGACTGTCCCGGAGCGCTTCCATTTTATGAGGAATATCTTTCCAAAGCTGAGCCCAATGTACTTATAACCAAAGAATATGGGGATGTACTTTTTTGTGCAAAAGATTATCAAAGAGCTCTTGATGCTTACAATGATGTACTGAAGCAGGGAGAAAATTTTGACGCACAAATGAATAGAGGGAAACTCTATTTTGCAATGGGAGACTCGGTGAATGCGGCAAAAGAATTTAAGGAACTGGTAGAAAAAGATTCTTCCAATTTTGAAGCCAATCTATATTTAGCAGATAGTTACGCAAAACTTGGAGAAAACAGCGACGCTAGAGATATTTATAATGATTTATTAGAGTGGGAAAGTCTCGATCCCGAACAATTAGAAATGGTAAAATTGAGGAAGGGCTGGCTCCCTATAACCGGATTAGCCGCAATTCTTGAAACATTTCCTAGTTATGTTGGATTAGCTCCAATAATTTCACACTATTCAGATAACACTAGTTTTCGTTTAACAAATTATGGAAGCCGGTTAGAACTTGGAGTAACCGGTTATCTGACTCTCGGTGTTTCTTTTATGAAACAGCACGTAAAGGCAAATGGCGAAAGTCTTGATCAAGAACTGCTTGAAGAGTTTGCCTTTACCGGCAGCAAGCAGTTTACAACTTTCAAGGGACATGTATTGTTGCGCCCTTCCAAAATTTTTAGTCTCGGTGCAGGATTTGGATCAAGTATTGCCCAAGGTATATTAAGGCGTGAAGAGAAAGACGCATTTATGAGAATGGAAAAAGCCGACACTTTTTCAGTTGGGCTTACCTACCAGTACTCCGATGCAGCGCTTATTTTGTACTCCCCCTATTTAATTGATAACAGATTATACGCCTCCTTATTTAAAGCAGATGGTTATTTTGTTCATGAAAATGGATTTAAAATCTCAGGTTATTTTCAATATGTATCTGTTGAGGATGGAAACGAAAGCAACGATTTAATGCTTCGGCTGGGAAGATATATTACTAAAGATTTTATTGTTGGTTATGAATACGCTTATTCTAACTCTAAGATAAAAGCCGACTATTATTACTCTCCCACCAATTTTGAATCTCACAGCATTTGGGTCGATCAAGATCTAGATAGAAAGAAAGATTTACGAGTGCTTATCGGAGGTAAAATTGGAATAGTACCTCAAAATAAATTTTTGGCTTTGGAAGGACATTTTGAGTTATTCCACCAATGGTTCCCCACATTTTCATTGTCGGCTAGATTAGCAATGGGGACAACTTCACGTGACCAATCGAGTTACAGATATTTTTCGGGACAGATTTCGGCTTATTGGACTGTCTTGTAAAATTTCTATCTATTCACTATATCGGAGATGTAGCATGAAATTTTTTATTCTCATTTTATTGATTTATACCAGCAATTTTATCTTCTCTCAGGATGTAAAACTTTTTGGTGATGCAAAACAAGGTAGTATTTTAATAGGAAAGACAGATAACGCGCAAAGTATTTTGTTAGATGATAAAAAAATTCAGTTTGATGAGAATGGTTATTTTGTTCTTGGTTTTGATAGAGACGATCATGGAGAATTTACACTTACTGTAAATTTTTTAAATGGAAAATCGCACACACAAAAAATTAATCTTAAAAAAAATAAATACAGCGTTCAGAAATTAAAAATCGCAAGTAAATATGTTGAGCCACCAAAAAATGTTTTAGACAGAATTGAATCAGAAAGAGAATTAATGAAGCTCGCGCGCAAGAATATTGGCCTTGATAGTAATGCGTACTTCTCTTCCGGTTTCACCTATCCTGTTGATAACGCAAAAATAACGGGAGTATTTGGCAATCAAAGAATATTAAATGGTAAACCGCAAAATATTCATAACGGAATTGATTTTGGAGGAAAGGAATCGGATACCGTCCGCGCAATCTCTGATGGTATAATTCGTTTTGTAGGAGATGATTTTTACTATAATGGAAATTTTGTTTTGATTGATCATGGACAGGGATTAACCAGTATCTATTTGCATTTAAGCAAGACGGTTGTTAAAGCAGGTGAGTTTATTAAAAAGGGCAGTCCCCTTGGTTTTGTTGGTTCAACAGGAAGATCTACAGGACCTCATCTTCACCTTGGCGTTCAATGGTATCAAAAAAGAGTTGACCCACTGAGTGTTATTAAATTGAAAATTGGTGATTAATTAAAACAAAGCATATTCTAAATTAAATTATAAAATCAATCGTGTTTTCAAATGATTGGTTGCTTCTGACTTTTACTTCACTTTTGTTATATACAACGGAATTTGGAGGGATACTCTGAGTAATCCATGCATTACCTCCTATAACAGAATTTTTTCCTACAACAGTATTACCACCTAAAATTACAGCCTGAGAATAAATTACGACATCATCCTCAATTGTTGGATGGCGTTTGGTCTCCGCCAAATTTTTATCAACACTCATCGCGCCCAATGTAACGCCTTGATAGATTTTAACATTCTGCCCAATCATTGTAGTCTCACCAATCACTATTCCGGTACCATGGTCAATAAAAAAAGGAGTGCCAATTTTAGCTCCGGGATGAATATCAATTCCAGTTTTTTCATGAGCATATTCAGTAAGTATTCGGGGAAGAATCGGAGTGCCTATTTTGTACATTTCATGCGCAATTCTGTAAATCACAATTGCCATAAATCCAGGATAAGCCAAAATTACTTCGTCAACACTTTCGGCGGCAGGATCTCCTTTAAATATAAATTCGGCATCATTCCAAAGTTTTTCATGAATTTCCGGGATTTTCGAAATTATCGCGGATGCATCATCCAATGGATTGCCCGAGTAATTCGAATTGAGTTCCTTTAATAGATTAATTAAATCTCTCTTCAGCAGTTGCATTTTCGCCATTATATCTTCGGAGGAATGATAAACTTTGCTCGAAAAATGAGGGAAAAGAAAATCAATTAATTCCTTAAGAAAATGAATAGAATCCTCACGTAAAGCATTTGTGCATGAATGGGTTTGTCGTTTTTCTAAAAATCTCTCAACAAAACTACTTTCTAAATGTGGTAAATCTGCTTTCATGTTAAACCCCTAAAAATTTTTATTATAGAATATTCAGATCAGAACTTATAAGATTAGCAACAACAATCATACGATTTGAGTTGCACTGGCATGTAAGTAACACAAAGCGACACGATATGTAAGATTTGGATAGTTGTCATTATTTGTTAAAATTTACAGCGCAATTGTATAAACTTTTATTTTCAATGTAAATAACTAATTGGACTGCAACTATTAGAAAGAATAATTAATGGAAAGAATATTACAATTCTCACTTCTTGCATTTACCTCATTGTTTACGATGGTTACCCCTTTTGGCGTTATACCACTATTTTCAACTATCACGGCAAAAATGAACACCGGGGAAGTTGCAAAGATTGCCGGTAAAGGAGTAATCACTGCATTTGTAATAATTGCACTTTTTGCTTTCGGAGGAAATTTTATCTTTGAGTTTTTTCATATATCGGTAAATGGATTAAGAATAGTGGGAGGCATACTTTTTTTTATGTCGGGTTACGATATGCTTCAAGCAAAAATGAGCAGAATTAAGGAAGAGGGGCAAAGTATTACAGAATTTGTAAACGATTTTGCTATCACACCACTCGGGATCCCGATTATTTGCG
Coding sequences:
- a CDS encoding serine acetyltransferase; amino-acid sequence: MKADLPHLESSFVERFLEKRQTHSCTNALREDSIHFLKELIDFLFPHFSSKVYHSSEDIMAKMQLLKRDLINLLKELNSNYSGNPLDDASAIISKIPEIHEKLWNDAEFIFKGDPAAESVDEVILAYPGFMAIVIYRIAHEMYKIGTPILPRILTEYAHEKTGIDIHPGAKIGTPFFIDHGTGIVIGETTMIGQNVKIYQGVTLGAMSVDKNLAETKRHPTIEDDVVIYSQAVILGGNTVVGKNSVIGGNAWITQSIPPNSVVYNKSEVKVRSNQSFENTIDFII
- a CDS encoding NAAT family transporter; translation: MERILQFSLLAFTSLFTMVTPFGVIPLFSTITAKMNTGEVAKIAGKGVITAFVIIALFAFGGNFIFEFFHISVNGLRIVGGILFFMSGYDMLQAKMSRIKEEGQSITEFVNDFAITPLGIPIICGPGAITVTIVLFNDTQNVTEKFIFFGIVILVLLITFLFLVGSRKILSLLGENGNKVLMRIMGLILMVIAVELMFSGLKPIIQEIIKGAV
- a CDS encoding tetratricopeptide repeat protein; its protein translation is MTAELNKIFKLIIVLCLFTVVMQAQQKKADSEVLKNTALSHMQAGRYGEAIDQLNKYISQNPQISDGYNYRAICFEKRSQFEYARLDYRRAIAIENRDANKRAEYEKNLSRLISIWYPLLEKKINGHLREIAIDPNNAYNYLEIGKSYKLMEIWDKAEQWYDEYLKRDDNASPDEIIRYTEILAKTKNIVKGERILKKYVERFPEDWRLWSRYGYFTLWLSKFAIAKKAFETSLGFKPFFKEAQDGLDIVNREAYLTQQDPRAFEKEYDIDRYYRMIRRSPGDIETRFKLVDELLKVERYEEAFQQLEFIGLNNQNDERYIEKMNLVTQYRLKNYEEKILAAKQALLINPDDKESIKTLAQNYENLQYYDSAAVMLSQYFEKFPDEKDQQLRFRFGRVLAWNREFDRAIDVTDGLLKEYPNNLDYQLFRAQVSVWINRDLTLARQYLENVLKAKPNDLQAIISFASLKLLDQDFEEAQTLANRAKEIDPNNDDVIKLQSNIDWQILRAEEEKLYAILETGRQRVVAEDCPGALPFYEEYLSKAEPNVLITKEYGDVLFCAKDYQRALDAYNDVLKQGENFDAQMNRGKLYFAMGDSVNAAKEFKELVEKDSSNFEANLYLADSYAKLGENSDARDIYNDLLEWESLDPEQLEMVKLRKGWLPITGLAAILETFPSYVGLAPIISHYSDNTSFRLTNYGSRLELGVTGYLTLGVSFMKQHVKANGESLDQELLEEFAFTGSKQFTTFKGHVLLRPSKIFSLGAGFGSSIAQGILRREEKDAFMRMEKADTFSVGLTYQYSDAALILYSPYLIDNRLYASLFKADGYFVHENGFKISGYFQYVSVEDGNESNDLMLRLGRYITKDFIVGYEYAYSNSKIKADYYYSPTNFESHSIWVDQDLDRKKDLRVLIGGKIGIVPQNKFLALEGHFELFHQWFPTFSLSARLAMGTTSRDQSSYRYFSGQISAYWTVL
- a CDS encoding YbaK/EbsC family protein codes for the protein MPLNKLKEYLDSNQIRYVTIKHSLAFTAQEIAASAHIKGKDIAKTVILKVEGKLTMFVLPGSYKVDIEKVKEVLNTSNVRLADEMEFKDKFADCEIGAFPPFGNLYDIDVYCENALLQDENIAFNSCSHTQLFQMKLQDYINLVHPMILNFAYPTKL
- a CDS encoding YbaN family protein, which encodes MSSKKIYKYIFIGLGWFFVGLGIVGIVTPLLPTTVFFLIAAWFFAKSSDHFYLWLINHPRFGKFIKDYREKRGMPLKSKIVAVIMLNITILSSIMFFTQNIYVRILLVIIAVSVSAYIISLNTIKNEPSD
- a CDS encoding M23 family metallopeptidase; translated protein: MKFFILILLIYTSNFIFSQDVKLFGDAKQGSILIGKTDNAQSILLDDKKIQFDENGYFVLGFDRDDHGEFTLTVNFLNGKSHTQKINLKKNKYSVQKLKIASKYVEPPKNVLDRIESERELMKLARKNIGLDSNAYFSSGFTYPVDNAKITGVFGNQRILNGKPQNIHNGIDFGGKESDTVRAISDGIIRFVGDDFYYNGNFVLIDHGQGLTSIYLHLSKTVVKAGEFIKKGSPLGFVGSTGRSTGPHLHLGVQWYQKRVDPLSVIKLKIGD
- the rfbA gene encoding glucose-1-phosphate thymidylyltransferase RfbA; its protein translation is MKGIILAGGSGSRMYPISKVYSKQLTLIYDKPLIYYPLSLLMLGGINEVLIISNEETIPLYEKLFGDGSQLGMKIKYKIQPAPNGIAEAFILGEEFIGDDNVTLVLGDNIFYGKLNFFYDAINKNKKGATIFGYQVNDPERYGIVEFDSTGKAISIEEKPKLPKSNFAVPGLYVYDNKVVEISKNLEPSPRGELEITDVNKKYLEQNELRVEKIGRGVAWLDTGTPEALLKASNFFGVIEDRQGLKVACIEEIAYQKKFIDRANFKKLIESIPKSFYRDYLERVLREE